Proteins encoded together in one Acidobacteriota bacterium window:
- a CDS encoding sugar phosphate nucleotidyltransferase, giving the protein MRERVGIILAAGKGTRMKSDTVKVTMQISGKPIVKYVVDACIGAGIKRIIVVVGYKAKNVIKSLGYDFEYVLQKKQLGTGHALMQTRELLKNFIGDLVVLVGDAPLINFKIIKGLIQHHQETDADATLITTYFDNPPPYGRVVRDKNNKVIKIVEEFDASPEIKMIEEVNSSHYCFKAEVVLPLLSEIKNDNVKKEYYLTDIVEILTKHGKKVETYSVVDPRFILGINTLEEFLTCEEMLKQLP; this is encoded by the coding sequence ATGAGGGAGAGAGTCGGAATCATACTGGCAGCTGGCAAAGGAACCAGAATGAAATCAGACACAGTTAAAGTTACAATGCAGATATCAGGGAAGCCCATTGTAAAATATGTTGTTGACGCATGCATTGGGGCTGGTATAAAAAGAATTATTGTTGTGGTTGGATATAAAGCTAAAAATGTTATAAAATCCCTTGGATATGATTTTGAGTATGTGCTACAAAAAAAGCAACTTGGAACAGGACATGCCCTTATGCAGACAAGAGAGTTACTCAAAAATTTCATCGGAGATTTGGTAGTGCTTGTTGGTGATGCGCCTTTAATCAATTTTAAGATTATTAAAGGCTTGATTCAGCATCATCAAGAAACTGATGCGGATGCAACACTTATTACCACATATTTTGATAATCCTCCTCCTTACGGAAGAGTAGTTAGAGATAAAAATAACAAGGTGATAAAGATTGTGGAGGAATTTGATGCCTCCCCTGAAATAAAGATGATAGAAGAGGTTAACTCTTCTCATTATTGCTTTAAGGCAGAGGTGGTTTTGCCGCTCCTATCAGAAATAAAAAATGATAATGTAAAAAAGGAGTATTACCTTACCGATATTGTTGAAATTCTAACAAAGCACGGAAAAAAGGTTGAAACATATTCTGTAGTTGACCCAAGATTCATTTTGGGTATAAATACTTTGGAGGAGTTTCTAACATGCGAAGAAATGTTAAAACAGCTCCCATGA